aagggagaggtGTCGAAGTTTATGCCAATACTTTCTGTCCTGCCAGTGTGACAGCTGCCCAGGCTGTTCCAGAAATGTCATAGGAGGTAGAaggtccctgaaggtttccaggtACCAGCTGTGTCCCGGGAGCATCATGTGCTTAGACAGGGGGTTTCCTCATGACCCAGTGGTCAGATTTTATTGTCTCTCGTGGCACTTTCTACACAAGGGGGTTCTCTGTCTCTGCAGCCACTCGGTCAGTACAGGCGTCCCTCTTCTTTTTCCCTGGTGAGGAGATCAGAAAGAAAGTTACCCCTCTCATGTTTAGACTCTGGCATACTTGGTCTGGCCCCAGGGCTCCGAATTATGTTTTCTGTCATAAGGTCACCTTGGGCAAAGGGACATCTCTCCTTAGCTTCCATAATCATGGAAAAGGAAACTCTTAAGGTACAGGACGTTCTTCTTAATGTCTGATCTTGATGTGCACCTGTGCCATGTATTTAGCTGTAGAAGCCGTGGGAAGTTAGGGCTGTGATGGATGGACCTGGTTAAATGACCAGAGGCCACATGGTAGACTTAGGACCAGCCTCGGAACTCCCTGTGTGGAGTCTCTCCACTATCCCAGGTGGTTGGGTCCTCTTTATCCCTTCTCAATAGTCAAAGTTGCTCTTTTCTGAACCTTGAAAGATTAGGCTAAGTGAAGAAACCAGTCACAGAGGACCACAcaatgtgattccatttatatgaaatgttcagaatagaaaaatacagagaaacagaaagtaaattaGTGGTTGCTTGGGAaagtgggaggaatggaggaattggGGTTATGGGTTTCTTTTTGGGGCagtggaaatgttttaaaattggtgTAGTGATAAATGTACAACTCTGTGGATAGACTAAAAGCCAGTGAGCTGTGCActgtgtgaattatatctcaataaagctgttttttaaaaaaaaaaactgctcttgctaggtgtggtggtatatgcctgtaatcccagcagctcaggaagctgaggcaggacgattgcaaattcaaggcctgtctcagcaacttagtgagaccctatttcaaagtAGAATTTCAAATGGCCGGAGATGTAGcagagtggtagagtgctccccagTTCAATACTCAGTATGGGGGGAGAGGGAGTTGCTCTTCTCTTGGTTTCAACCATCTTTCCATAAATCCTTAGGCCTCTTGGGGGGCAAAGGGCCAGGGCTAGACCCTCCCCCTAGTAGACAGGGCCTGCAGGCAGAGTGCAGCCACAGCTGCTCCCCCTGCCTTTCCTGTCCCCAGGGGAAGGACAAGCAGGAATCAGTCACATAACCTGCTCCTGCTCTCAGTGCTTGGGCCAATACTCTGGCGCTCCAGAACACACCCACCATAATGAGGTCTCTGTGCTCCTTCTTTGCTGACCCTGTGACCAGGAAGCTCAGGCCACCTGGCATAGAAATGGCCAGGAAGCCAGGTCAGAATTGCTAGTTCTTTCAAGGATAGGGCATCCTGGCCAGAGGCAGAGGCTAAGTTGGATATAGAGCCCAGAAACTGTTCTGATCTcagagttttctatttcttctttttctgaagaAGGTGGCCTTATCAGCTCCTGGCCAGGGAGAGTCTTCTTTCAGAAGGGGGTTGAGATTCATGTATACTTTCCCTTGACAAATATTTACCAATACTGCTTGTGTTCTAGGAAGCACCGGACAGGCCTCATCGGTGACCCCAGCCTTTGCCTTTAAAGGGCTCAGAATTCAGTGTGTTGGGGTACAAGTATAATTAGTTATGTAATTGGGGTAATCGCTGGAGATTAAAGAAAGGACATTAGCCAACCTGATGGTGGGGCTGAAGGGTTGTGGTCAGGGAAGTCCTCCTGGACATCCTTACCTTGAAGACTGAGTGGGAATTAGTCAAATGGAGAAGGggagtggcacatgtctgtaatcccagcagttcggggaggctgaggccagaggattgcacgttcaatgccagcctcagcaacttagtaagaccctaagaaaatgagccagaccctgtctcaacacaaaaaataaaaggctgggaattggctcagcagttgaggacccctgggttcaatccctggtaccaaaaacaaaatcaagaagacCGTTTGAGTGGCTCAGTGTGGTTGGAGACCAAAGTATGAAGTAGAGAAGACCAAGAAATAAGGCAGAAGAGGTGGGGGACAGGTCATCTGAAGCCTAAGTAGAGGGAGGTCCAGCCTTCACCCTCCTCCCCAGTAGGTCCACCTCCTGCACCATCTCCTGCACCAGCAGGACCCCTACCTGAGCAGAGGCCACAGTGCCACGCGAAGAAGAGACCAACCAGGAACAGAAGCAGCGAGATGGGCACCACCACCAGTAACATATCCTTGTAGGAGGCGTCCCCTGGTGCTGGACACGGAGGGGTAGGGTCAGAGGTGGGCTCTATGCTTTATGATCCCTCCCCACTGACCAGAGGCCCATGACTTACCTGCTTCGTGATGGCAGCTCTCCCAGGGGGTGACTGTGGCCAAGTCCCAGCTCACAGGGTTGGAGACAATGCAGGAATAGGCCACGTCCTTGTCTCCTAGTCCCAGAGAAACACTTAGCACCTGTCCGTCTGTGAAGAGGCTCTGTGGCTCAACACCAAAGTCCACTGTCCCCTCCCGTCGCCAGCTATAGGTGATGTCACTGATGTTAGGGGCCCAGCAGGACAAGAAGGCCTGGCAGGTCTTGAGGGGCTCAGCATCCCCTGCTACAGCAATGAACACCTGAACCGTGGGCCTGGGTACCGCATCTGGGCAAGGACAGAAGAGCAGGTTACAGGGAGGCTGGGTGGGGCTCCAGGTCTGGGCTCCGGTGGGGTTGGGTGGCTCCTCTGGCTAGGCCTCTCTTGTTCTTGTTTGGCATTTCACTGCCCACAGAACAGAAGCTGATTCCTTAGTCACCAAAACTCTTCATGAAATGACTCATGTCACCCTTTTTGCTGTACCTCCTGCTGCCCCTCTCTGCCCACACTATTTAATTTGCAGTTC
This sequence is a window from Marmota flaviventris isolate mMarFla1 chromosome 10, mMarFla1.hap1, whole genome shotgun sequence. Protein-coding genes within it:
- the Slamf8 gene encoding SLAM family member 8 isoform X1 encodes the protein MCWILVVEGVRLLLRRRMATCFLWNLLLWEALIPMAVIGAQVLSKVGDSVLLVAEHPPGFQVREAIWRSLWPSEELLATFFRGSLETLYHSRFLGRAQLHSNLSLELGPLQSRDSGNFSVLMVDTGGRAWTQTLQLKVYDAVPRPTVQVFIAVAGDAEPLKTCQAFLSCWAPNISDITYSWRREGTVDFGVEPQSLFTDGQVLSVSLGLGDKDVAYSCIVSNPVSWDLATVTPWESCHHEAAPGDASYKDMLLVVVPISLLLFLVGLFFAWHCGLCSGKKKRDACTDRVAAETENPLV
- the Slamf8 gene encoding SLAM family member 8 isoform X2 — its product is MAVIGAQVLSKVGDSVLLVAEHPPGFQVREAIWRSLWPSEELLATFFRGSLETLYHSRFLGRAQLHSNLSLELGPLQSRDSGNFSVLMVDTGGRAWTQTLQLKVYDAVPRPTVQVFIAVAGDAEPLKTCQAFLSCWAPNISDITYSWRREGTVDFGVEPQSLFTDGQVLSVSLGLGDKDVAYSCIVSNPVSWDLATVTPWESCHHEAAPGDASYKDMLLVVVPISLLLFLVGLFFAWHCGLCSGKKKRDACTDRVAAETENPLV